Proteins encoded by one window of Mailhella massiliensis:
- the gcvPB gene encoding aminomethyl-transferring glycine dehydrogenase subunit GcvPB, producing the protein MKLLFERSRPGRCESLLPECDVEKVQFSSSALRSSAPRLPEMAEVDLGRHYTELASQTHGVNKGFYPLGSCTMKYNPRLNEEMAALPGFADIHPLQPEESVQGCLEALYKVEGLLCEITGMDGMTMQPAAGAHGEYTGLLLIRRYHLSRGDTARTKIIVPDSAHGTNPASATMAGFTVVSVPSNAEGGVDLEALQKAVGPDTAGLMLTNPNTVGLFDPNILDITRIVHEAGGLCYYDGANLNAVMGHARPGDMGFDCVHLNLHKTFSTPHGGGGPGCGPAGCKAFLEPFLPGPRVRKEADGYSFFRPENSMGRVRSFYGNFLVAVKALTYILTLGREGIPEASAVAVLNANYLMKKLAGHYDMAYDTLCMHEFVMSLERQKHDMGVTAMDVAKSLLDYGIHPPTMYFPLIVHEALMVEPTETESPETLDDAAEAFIAILDRAKTDAAYLHAAPHRCPIGRPDEVRAARTPVLRYEFDKN; encoded by the coding sequence ATGAAACTCCTTTTTGAAAGAAGCCGTCCCGGCCGCTGCGAAAGCCTCCTGCCCGAATGCGATGTGGAAAAGGTGCAGTTCTCCTCTTCCGCGCTGCGTTCCTCAGCTCCCCGCCTGCCGGAAATGGCGGAGGTGGACCTCGGCCGTCACTATACCGAGCTTGCCTCCCAGACCCACGGCGTGAACAAGGGCTTCTACCCCCTGGGCTCCTGCACCATGAAGTACAACCCCAGGCTGAATGAGGAAATGGCCGCCCTGCCGGGCTTTGCCGACATTCATCCCCTCCAGCCGGAAGAAAGCGTGCAGGGCTGCCTTGAAGCGCTGTACAAGGTGGAAGGCCTGCTTTGCGAAATCACCGGCATGGACGGCATGACCATGCAGCCTGCGGCCGGAGCGCACGGCGAATACACGGGCCTTCTGCTCATCCGCCGCTACCACCTCTCGCGGGGCGACACGGCCCGCACGAAGATCATCGTGCCCGATTCCGCCCACGGCACCAATCCCGCCTCGGCCACCATGGCGGGCTTCACGGTGGTTTCCGTGCCCTCCAATGCCGAGGGCGGCGTGGATCTTGAGGCCCTGCAGAAGGCCGTGGGCCCCGATACCGCGGGCCTCATGCTCACCAACCCCAACACGGTGGGCCTTTTCGACCCCAACATCCTCGACATCACGCGCATCGTGCATGAAGCGGGGGGCCTGTGCTACTACGACGGCGCGAACCTCAACGCCGTCATGGGGCACGCCCGTCCCGGCGACATGGGCTTCGACTGCGTGCACCTCAACCTGCACAAAACCTTTTCCACGCCTCACGGCGGCGGCGGACCCGGCTGCGGCCCGGCGGGCTGCAAGGCCTTTCTGGAACCCTTCCTGCCCGGCCCCCGCGTGCGGAAGGAGGCCGACGGCTACAGCTTCTTCAGGCCGGAAAACAGCATGGGCAGGGTGCGTTCCTTCTACGGCAACTTCCTTGTGGCGGTGAAGGCGCTCACCTACATTCTCACCCTGGGACGCGAGGGCATTCCCGAAGCCTCGGCCGTGGCCGTGCTCAACGCCAACTACCTCATGAAGAAGCTCGCCGGACATTACGACATGGCCTACGATACGCTCTGTATGCATGAGTTCGTCATGTCGCTGGAACGGCAGAAGCACGACATGGGCGTCACCGCCATGGACGTGGCCAAATCCCTGCTGGACTACGGCATCCATCCGCCGACCATGTACTTCCCGCTCATCGTGCATGAGGCGCTCATGGTGGAGCCCACGGAAACCGAAAGTCCCGAAACCCTGGACGATGCGGCAGAAGCCTTCATCGCCATTCTGGACAGGGCGAAGACCGACGCCGCCTACCTGCACGCAGCGCCGCACCGCTGCCCCATAGGCAGGCCGGACGAAGTGCGCGCCGCGCGTACCCCCGTGCTGCGCTATGAGTTCGACAAGAACTGA
- a CDS encoding phosphoribosylaminoimidazolesuccinocarboxamide synthase, with amino-acid sequence MNLVYTGKTKNVYALDNGNYLLKFKDDCTGKDGVFDPGENSVGLTIEGVGDVNLRMSIYFFEKINAAGIKTHYVNANLADTTMEVLPAKVFGKGLEVICRLKAVGSFLRRYGDYVESGADLPAYVETTFKNDDLGDPLVTKDGLVVLGVMTEQQYEDIKEMTQKITRIVADDLAEKGLTLYDIKFEYGYDADGKVMLIDEIASGNMRVYKDGEYIDPMTLSKLFFA; translated from the coding sequence ATGAATCTTGTCTACACCGGCAAAACCAAGAACGTTTACGCTCTGGACAACGGCAACTATCTTCTGAAGTTCAAGGACGACTGCACCGGCAAGGACGGCGTGTTCGATCCCGGCGAAAACTCCGTCGGCCTCACCATCGAAGGCGTGGGCGACGTGAACCTGCGCATGTCCATCTACTTCTTCGAAAAGATCAACGCCGCCGGCATCAAGACCCACTATGTGAACGCGAACCTCGCCGACACCACCATGGAAGTGCTCCCCGCCAAGGTGTTCGGCAAGGGCCTCGAAGTCATCTGCCGCCTCAAGGCCGTGGGCAGCTTCCTGCGCCGCTACGGCGACTATGTGGAATCCGGCGCGGATCTGCCCGCCTATGTGGAAACCACCTTCAAGAACGACGATCTCGGCGATCCTCTGGTCACCAAGGACGGCCTCGTGGTGCTCGGCGTCATGACCGAACAGCAGTATGAGGACATCAAGGAAATGACCCAGAAGATCACCCGCATCGTGGCCGACGATCTGGCCGAAAAGGGCCTCACCCTCTACGACATCAAGTTCGAATACGGCTACGACGCCGACGGCAAGGTCATGCTCATCGACGAAATCGCCTCCGGCAACATGCGTGTGTACAAGGACGGGGAATACATCGACCCCATGACCCTTTCCAAGCTCTTCTTCGCGTAG
- the purM gene encoding phosphoribosylformylglycinamidine cyclo-ligase gives MNNSHSASYAAAGVNIEAGYEGVRLMKRHVERTLIPGVVSDLGGFGGLFEPDTAGMARPVLVSGTDGVGTKQRIAQLMNRHDTVGIDCVAMCVNDIVCCGAKPLFFLDYIAIGRNEPEKVATLVSGVAEGCVQAGCALIGGETAEHPGTMAADDYDLAGFAVGVVDREKIIDHKRMREGDVILALPSSGLHSNGYSLVRKVFDVENADLHRYCDELGMTLGEALLTPTVIYVKPVLAAIAAADVHGISHITGGGFYENIPRCVPDGLAARVEKAAVRTPAIFSMLQREGNIPERDMFNTYNMGVGMTVIVSNDTADKALAALKAQGCEAYVLGEIVSGEEKVVLA, from the coding sequence ATGAACAATTCCCACTCCGCTTCCTATGCCGCGGCCGGCGTCAATATCGAAGCCGGCTATGAAGGCGTGCGCCTCATGAAGCGCCATGTCGAACGCACCCTCATTCCCGGTGTGGTGTCCGATCTCGGCGGCTTCGGGGGCCTGTTCGAGCCCGACACCGCCGGCATGGCGCGTCCGGTGCTCGTTTCCGGCACCGACGGCGTAGGCACCAAGCAGCGCATCGCCCAGCTCATGAACAGGCACGACACCGTGGGCATCGACTGCGTGGCCATGTGCGTGAACGACATCGTCTGCTGCGGTGCAAAGCCCCTCTTCTTCCTCGACTACATCGCCATAGGCAGGAACGAACCTGAAAAGGTGGCCACCCTCGTTTCCGGAGTGGCGGAAGGCTGCGTGCAGGCCGGCTGCGCCCTCATCGGCGGCGAAACGGCCGAACACCCCGGCACCATGGCCGCGGACGACTACGACCTCGCGGGCTTTGCCGTGGGCGTGGTGGATCGGGAAAAGATCATCGACCACAAGCGTATGCGGGAAGGCGACGTCATTCTGGCGCTGCCCTCCTCCGGGCTTCATTCCAACGGCTACTCGCTGGTACGCAAGGTCTTCGACGTGGAAAACGCCGACCTTCACCGCTACTGCGACGAACTCGGCATGACGCTGGGCGAGGCGCTGCTCACTCCCACCGTCATCTATGTGAAGCCCGTGCTTGCGGCCATTGCCGCCGCCGACGTGCACGGCATAAGCCACATCACCGGCGGCGGATTCTATGAAAACATCCCCCGCTGCGTGCCCGACGGGCTTGCCGCCAGAGTGGAGAAGGCCGCCGTGCGTACCCCGGCCATTTTCTCCATGCTGCAGCGCGAAGGAAACATCCCCGAACGCGATATGTTCAACACCTACAACATGGGCGTGGGCATGACCGTGATCGTGTCGAACGATACGGCGGACAAGGCCCTTGCCGCCCTGAAGGCTCAGGGCTGCGAAGCCTATGTTCTTGGAGAAATCGTTTCCGGCGAGGAAAAGGTCGTCCTCGCCTGA
- a CDS encoding phosphoribosylformylglycinamidine synthase, with protein MVRRIYVEKKPALRHEAGALLAELRTLLGISSLAGLRLINRYDVEGLDEEAFRRAVKTVFSEPQVDDVSEQLPAGDHTAFAVEYLPGQFDQRADSASQCIQLMTQGERPAVRTARVFLLSGDLSEADVEKIKRYLINPVEAREAGLGAVETLRMEYEVPSSVSTVEGFISMDEAGLKELLDSLGLAMDLDDLKFLQAHFRDEEKRDPTITEVRVVDTYWSDHCRHTTFSTHIDSVEILDDETRAAYERYLAARVEVYGEEKAAVRPRTLMDMATIAAKTLKKRGLLGNMDQSEEINACSIHVTATVNGEEQDWLLMFKNETHNHPTEIEPFGGAATCIGGCIRDPLSGRAYVYQAMRVTGCGDPRTPVSETIPGKLPQRKLAQTAAAGYSSYGNQIGLATGMVSEVYHNGYVAKHLEVGAVAAAAPAANVVRERPAPGDVVILLGGRTGRDGIGGATGSSKSHNRKSLVTMASEVQKGNAPEERKIQRLFRDGSVTRLIKRCNDFGAGGVSVAIGELAPGLSIRLDAVRKKYEGLDGTELAISESQERMACVVAAKDAEAFIAAAQKENLEAYQVAEVTEDARMVMTWQGQTIVNLSRAFLDTNGASKHTTVKVNAKDRSALDAPAASSLRETASSLKCASRRGLAERFDSTIGAGSVLMPFGGVRQRTPAQAMAALLPVLPGQETEDCSVMAWGFDADQMCVDPYRGAYRSVVTSVARLAAAGCDYRKAYLSLQEYFEKLRDDPERWGKPFSALLGALDAQLGLGVAAIGGKDSMSGSFLDMDVPPTLISFAIAPAKVGDILSPEFKEAGHGVYLFAPESEDASALRACWDGFAALREKGIVKAAWAVENSVAEAVMNMSFGNGTGFAACADVAWHRPMPGAIVAELSEDCACGLKIGSTTGDGMISLGKDSASVSELLALNEGVLENIYPSRTETEAAPVPVIASEKSPVAVPRVGAARPRVLIPVFPGTNCEYDSARAVLRAGLEPEIMVLRNQSAAEVSESAARFARAARDSHIIFVPGGFSGGDEPEGSGKFITAFFRNPEVADATMRLLKDRDGLMLGICNGFQALIKLGLVPYGEIIDTDENCPTLTFNVIGRHQSKIARTRVCSRLSPWLGRVNVGDVVSVPVSHGEGRFLCDGALLEKLRAGGQIATQYVDLEGNPSMDVDFNPNGSIWAVEGITSPDGRVLGKMGHSERTGAGLYKNVPGDYDLHLFESAKDYFSI; from the coding sequence ATGGTAAGACGCATCTATGTAGAGAAAAAGCCCGCCCTGCGGCATGAAGCCGGAGCGCTGCTTGCCGAGCTTCGCACCCTGCTCGGCATCTCTTCCCTTGCCGGACTTCGGCTCATCAACCGCTACGACGTGGAAGGACTGGATGAGGAAGCCTTCCGCCGCGCGGTGAAGACCGTGTTTTCCGAACCGCAGGTCGACGATGTGAGCGAACAGCTTCCCGCCGGCGACCATACGGCGTTCGCCGTGGAATATCTGCCCGGCCAGTTCGACCAGCGTGCCGACTCCGCGAGTCAGTGCATCCAGCTCATGACGCAGGGAGAAAGGCCCGCCGTGCGCACGGCGCGGGTCTTCCTGCTTTCGGGCGACCTTTCCGAAGCCGATGTGGAAAAAATCAAGCGCTACCTTATCAACCCCGTGGAAGCGCGCGAAGCCGGACTCGGCGCCGTGGAAACGCTGCGCATGGAATACGAGGTGCCCAGCAGCGTGAGCACCGTGGAAGGCTTCATCTCCATGGACGAAGCCGGTCTGAAAGAACTGCTCGATTCCCTCGGCCTCGCCATGGATCTTGACGACCTCAAATTTCTTCAGGCCCATTTCCGCGACGAGGAAAAGCGCGATCCCACCATCACGGAAGTGCGCGTGGTGGACACCTACTGGTCCGACCACTGCCGCCATACCACCTTCTCCACGCATATCGACTCCGTGGAGATTCTGGACGACGAGACCCGCGCCGCCTACGAGCGCTACCTTGCCGCCCGTGTGGAGGTGTACGGCGAGGAAAAGGCGGCCGTAAGGCCCCGGACCCTCATGGACATGGCCACCATTGCCGCCAAGACGCTCAAAAAGCGCGGTCTGCTCGGCAACATGGATCAGAGCGAGGAAATCAACGCCTGCTCCATACACGTCACGGCCACGGTGAACGGCGAAGAGCAGGACTGGCTGCTCATGTTCAAAAACGAAACGCACAATCACCCCACGGAAATCGAGCCTTTCGGCGGCGCAGCCACCTGCATCGGCGGCTGCATCCGCGACCCGCTCTCCGGCCGCGCGTATGTGTATCAGGCCATGCGCGTCACCGGCTGCGGCGATCCGCGCACGCCCGTTTCCGAAACCATTCCGGGCAAGCTTCCCCAGCGCAAGCTGGCCCAGACGGCGGCCGCAGGCTATTCCTCCTACGGCAACCAGATAGGTCTTGCCACGGGCATGGTTTCCGAAGTCTACCATAACGGCTATGTGGCCAAGCACCTCGAAGTCGGCGCCGTGGCGGCCGCGGCTCCGGCCGCGAACGTGGTGCGCGAGCGCCCCGCTCCCGGCGACGTGGTCATCCTCCTCGGCGGCCGCACGGGACGCGACGGCATAGGCGGCGCCACCGGCTCCTCCAAGAGCCACAACCGCAAGTCCCTCGTGACCATGGCCTCGGAAGTGCAGAAGGGCAACGCGCCCGAAGAACGCAAGATACAGCGCCTGTTCCGCGACGGCAGCGTCACCCGGCTCATCAAGCGCTGCAACGACTTCGGCGCGGGCGGCGTGTCCGTGGCCATAGGCGAACTCGCCCCCGGTCTGAGCATCCGCCTGGACGCGGTGCGCAAGAAGTATGAAGGGCTGGACGGTACGGAACTCGCCATTTCCGAATCGCAGGAACGCATGGCCTGCGTGGTGGCCGCCAAGGATGCGGAAGCCTTCATCGCCGCGGCGCAGAAGGAAAATCTCGAAGCCTATCAGGTGGCCGAGGTCACGGAAGATGCCCGCATGGTCATGACCTGGCAGGGCCAGACCATCGTGAACCTTTCCCGCGCCTTCCTGGATACCAACGGCGCGTCCAAGCACACCACCGTCAAGGTGAACGCGAAGGACCGTTCCGCTCTTGACGCTCCCGCGGCCTCCAGCCTGCGCGAAACGGCTTCCAGCCTGAAATGCGCCTCCCGCCGCGGCCTTGCCGAGCGCTTCGACTCCACCATCGGCGCAGGTTCCGTGCTCATGCCCTTCGGCGGCGTGCGTCAGCGCACGCCCGCACAGGCCATGGCCGCGCTGCTGCCCGTACTGCCCGGACAGGAAACCGAAGACTGCTCCGTCATGGCATGGGGCTTCGACGCGGATCAGATGTGCGTCGACCCGTACAGGGGAGCCTACCGCTCCGTGGTCACCTCCGTGGCCCGTCTTGCCGCGGCAGGCTGCGATTACCGCAAGGCGTACCTTTCTCTTCAGGAATATTTTGAAAAGCTGCGCGACGACCCCGAACGCTGGGGCAAGCCCTTCTCCGCCCTGCTCGGCGCGCTGGACGCCCAGCTCGGTCTCGGCGTGGCGGCCATAGGCGGCAAGGACTCCATGTCCGGTTCCTTCCTCGACATGGACGTGCCTCCCACCCTCATTTCCTTCGCCATCGCTCCGGCCAAGGTCGGGGACATTCTTTCTCCCGAATTCAAGGAAGCCGGACACGGCGTGTACCTCTTCGCCCCTGAAAGCGAAGACGCCTCCGCTCTCAGGGCCTGCTGGGACGGCTTTGCCGCCCTGCGGGAAAAGGGCATCGTCAAGGCTGCCTGGGCCGTGGAAAACAGCGTGGCGGAAGCCGTCATGAACATGTCCTTCGGCAACGGCACGGGATTTGCCGCCTGCGCCGACGTGGCATGGCACAGGCCCATGCCCGGCGCCATCGTGGCGGAACTTTCCGAAGACTGCGCCTGCGGCCTGAAGATAGGCTCCACCACCGGCGACGGCATGATCAGCCTCGGTAAGGACAGCGCCTCCGTAAGCGAGCTTCTCGCTCTGAACGAAGGCGTGCTGGAAAATATCTATCCGAGCCGTACCGAAACCGAAGCCGCCCCCGTGCCCGTGATCGCCTCTGAAAAGAGCCCGGTGGCCGTGCCCCGCGTGGGCGCGGCAAGGCCCAGGGTGCTCATTCCCGTCTTCCCCGGCACCAACTGCGAATACGACAGCGCCCGTGCCGTGCTCCGTGCAGGCCTTGAACCGGAAATCATGGTGCTCCGCAACCAGTCGGCCGCGGAAGTGTCGGAATCGGCCGCCCGCTTCGCCCGCGCTGCGCGCGACAGCCACATCATCTTCGTGCCCGGCGGCTTCTCCGGCGGCGACGAACCGGAAGGTTCCGGCAAGTTCATCACCGCCTTCTTCCGCAATCCCGAAGTGGCGGACGCCACCATGCGCCTGCTCAAGGACCGCGACGGCCTCATGCTCGGCATCTGCAACGGCTTCCAGGCGCTCATCAAGCTCGGTCTCGTGCCCTACGGCGAAATCATCGATACCGACGAGAACTGCCCCACCCTCACCTTCAACGTCATCGGCCGCCATCAGTCGAAGATCGCGCGTACGCGCGTCTGCTCGCGCCTGTCTCCGTGGCTCGGCAGGGTGAACGTGGGCGATGTGGTTTCCGTGCCCGTTTCCCACGGCGAAGGCCGCTTCCTCTGCGACGGCGCGCTGCTGGAAAAGCTGCGTGCAGGCGGGCAGATAGCCACGCAGTATGTGGACCTTGAAGGCAATCCCTCCATGGATGTGGACTTCAACCCCAACGGCTCCATCTGGGCCGTCGAAGGCATCACCTCGCCCGACGGCCGCGTGCTGGGCAAAATGGGCCACTCCGAACGCACGGGCGCAGGCCTCTACAAAAACGTGCCCGGCGATTACGACCTGCACCTCTTCGAATCCGCGAAGGACTACTTCAGCATCTGA
- a CDS encoding bifunctional metallophosphatase/5'-nucleotidase, producing MKRRIRSGAGPCLALVLAMASVLAGCGEKSVPQRQEDGLELVILHTNDTHSFLAGMDGYGNACLENGDCAGGLGRVAFAVKAARAQKDNVIAVDAGDQFQGTLFYSVNKWPMIADVDRVVPWDAMTLGNHEFDEGCGELARFMEKTPVPVLAANLNPEEGCPLHGGRRLPHIVRNVRGEKVAVVGLANDEVTALASACAQTRFDRAEDALAREVKELEAQGIRHIVAVTHLGLPRDRELARSVDGVDIIVGGHTHSYLGPEPSDGPYPVVEHSPDGSPVLVVTAGRGAKYLGELSVKFDGKGVPAFWSGAAVELGADTPVDPAVKELVDRYGATLRALRAEVVGEHHLSLPDGMDLCREKDCLGGMITTDAMLEAGRPFGATVALCNGGAVRAALPAGKITRGDLLSVHPFGNVSVLREYTGREILAALEHGVAQEGAKGPRLLQTAGLRYEVDSTRPAGSRVLKAEVQDEKGTFSPLEPDGRYIVALADYLAEGGDGYAVLAGGGAVPSPESLVVDEVEAWIRTHSPLPEPEGGRIIRVR from the coding sequence CTTGCCGGATGCGGGGAAAAATCGGTTCCGCAACGGCAGGAAGACGGTCTGGAGCTGGTGATTCTGCACACCAACGATACGCATTCCTTCCTTGCCGGTATGGACGGATACGGCAACGCCTGTCTGGAGAACGGAGACTGTGCCGGGGGGCTGGGCCGTGTGGCCTTTGCCGTGAAGGCCGCGAGGGCGCAGAAGGACAACGTCATCGCCGTGGACGCCGGAGACCAGTTTCAGGGCACGCTTTTCTACAGTGTGAACAAATGGCCCATGATTGCGGATGTGGACCGCGTGGTGCCGTGGGACGCCATGACGCTGGGCAACCATGAGTTCGACGAAGGCTGCGGGGAACTGGCCCGCTTTATGGAAAAGACGCCTGTGCCCGTGCTGGCCGCCAATCTGAATCCTGAAGAAGGCTGCCCCCTGCATGGGGGGAGAAGGCTGCCGCACATCGTCAGAAACGTGCGCGGGGAAAAGGTGGCCGTTGTGGGGCTTGCCAACGATGAGGTGACCGCCCTGGCCTCGGCCTGCGCGCAGACGCGCTTCGACAGGGCGGAGGATGCGCTTGCCCGCGAGGTGAAGGAACTTGAAGCGCAGGGCATACGGCACATCGTGGCAGTGACGCACCTCGGTCTTCCCAGGGACAGAGAACTGGCCCGCAGCGTGGACGGCGTGGATATCATTGTGGGCGGGCATACGCACAGCTATCTGGGACCCGAGCCTTCCGACGGACCGTATCCCGTGGTGGAGCATTCGCCGGACGGTTCCCCCGTTCTGGTGGTCACCGCCGGGCGCGGGGCAAAGTACCTCGGCGAGCTCAGCGTGAAGTTCGACGGAAAAGGCGTACCCGCATTCTGGAGCGGGGCCGCCGTGGAGCTTGGCGCCGACACGCCTGTGGACCCCGCGGTGAAGGAACTTGTGGACCGCTACGGGGCGACGCTCAGGGCGCTCCGTGCCGAAGTGGTGGGAGAGCATCATCTTTCCCTGCCCGACGGCATGGACCTGTGCCGGGAAAAGGACTGCCTCGGCGGCATGATCACCACGGACGCCATGCTGGAGGCGGGCCGTCCCTTCGGCGCAACCGTGGCGCTCTGCAACGGCGGAGCCGTACGCGCGGCTCTTCCCGCCGGGAAGATCACGCGGGGAGACCTGCTTTCCGTTCATCCCTTCGGCAACGTGTCCGTACTGCGTGAATATACGGGCAGGGAGATTCTTGCCGCGCTGGAACACGGCGTGGCGCAGGAAGGGGCGAAGGGGCCGCGTCTTCTCCAGACGGCGGGCCTGCGCTATGAGGTGGATTCCACCCGTCCCGCCGGTTCCCGGGTGCTGAAGGCGGAAGTGCAGGATGAAAAGGGAACGTTTTCCCCTCTTGAGCCGGACGGGCGCTATATCGTGGCGCTTGCCGATTATCTTGCCGAAGGGGGGGACGGTTATGCCGTGCTGGCCGGAGGAGGCGCGGTTCCTTCGCCCGAGAGTCTGGTGGTGGATGAGGTGGAAGCCTGGATACGGACGCATTCCCCGCTGCCCGAGCCGGAGGGCGGGCGCATCATCCGTGTAAGATAG